The Elaeis guineensis isolate ETL-2024a chromosome 14, EG11, whole genome shotgun sequence genome has a segment encoding these proteins:
- the LOC105057735 gene encoding UPF0481 protein At3g47200-like — protein sequence MATTPILVTETCSAPDSTKELLISIIEERKSKLQISEAPEPLRKPQICKAPELLRKDEKSAKSFDPEVVAIGPYHRGRAHLVPAEDHKRTAAVKFTSASKHSIDDFYDKIKKVAAEARECYADAFDLTEEEFTLMLFFDGCFVLHFIDCYVRGEMEEVTMSIHLHGFIVRDMFLLENQLPFVVLDALISLKPVKLDDFFLKIIGTELKPLSSATRDPYHLLDLLRTKLLGTATGQQQQLGPGPENLHLFRSVKELREVGIRFRQSKKDHLSAIDFKPCAVWGTLSLPKIVVDDLTRSRFLNMIALEMYLGSAGDYGITSFVWFLDCLIDRAEDVRELREEGILLNALGSDEQVAELFNELATNLAPDYRAYSDVLNRISTHRSNKFKVSIYTFLHTHFSSPWTAIAFVAGVFLLILSVIQTIFTIFPRSQDKGGS from the coding sequence ATGGCCACCACGCCTATCCTAGTAACCGAGACCTGCAGCGCTCCGGATAGCACAAAAGAACTGCTGATCTCCAtaatagaggagagaaagagcaaGCTTCAGATAAGCGAGGCGCCGGAACCCCTCCGCAAGCCTCAGATCTGCAAGGCCCCTGAGCTCCTCCGCAAGGACGAGAAGAGCGCCAAGTCTTTCGACCCCGAGGTGGTGGCCATCGGCCCCTACCACCGCGGCAGGGCCCATCTCGTGCCAGCGGAAGACCACAAGCGAACCGCAGCAGTCAAGTTCACGTCAGCCAGTAAGCATTCCATCGATGACTTTTATGACAAGATCAAAAAGGTGGCTGCGGAAGCAAGAGAATGCTATGCTGATGCATTCGATCTTACGGAGGAGGAGTTCACCCTAATGTTGTTCTTCGACGGCTGCTTCGTGCTCCACTTCATCGACTGCTATGTCCGGGGAGAAATGGAGGAGGTCACAATGAGCATTCACCTCCACGGCTTCATCGTAAGAGACATGTTCTTGCTCGAAAACCAGCTCCCCTTCGTCGTGCTCGATGCCCTGATCAGCCTGAAGCCAGTCAAGCTCGATGATTTTTTTCTCAAGATCATCGGGACGGAGCTCAAGCCATTATCCTCAGCCACGCGAGATCCATATCACCTCCTCGACCTTCTTCGAACAAAGCTCTTGGGGACTGCGACGGGGCAGCAGCAACAACTTGGCCCAGGGCCGGAGAACTTGCACTTGTTCCGCTCGGTGAAGGAGCTTCGCGAGGTCGGGATCAGGTTCCGGCAGAGCAAGAAAGACCACTTGAGCGCCATCGATTTCAAACCCTGCGCCGTGTGGGGGACGCTGTCGCTTCCAAAGATCGTCGTCGATGACCTGACTCGGTCGCGGTTCTTGAACATGATCGCCCTCGAGATGTATCTGGGCAGCGCGGGCGACTACGGGATCACGTCGTTCGTGTGGTTCCTCGACTGCCTCATCGACCGGGCGGAAGATGTGCGGGAGCTGCGAGAGGAAGGGATACTGCTCAACGCGCTCGGGAGCGACGAGCAGGTGGCGGAGCTCTTCAACGAGCTCGCCACCAACTTGGCGCCGGATTACAGGGCCTACAGCGACGTGTTGAACCGGATCAGCACGCACCGCAGTAACAAGTTTAAGGTCTCTATTTACACGTTCCTGCACACCCATTTCAGCAGCCCATGGACGGCCATTGCCTTCGTTGCTGGGGTGTTTCTTCTAATCCTATCAGTGATACAGACCATCTTCACTATCTTTCCCCGCAGTCAAGATAAAGGAGGTTCTTAA
- the LOC105057736 gene encoding UPF0481 protein At3g47200-like, with the protein MAETEGTRKEVLERKRVVMEEVTISSSWSVPVSGTCSAPLRGDSTKEWLISITNESTKKISATKPGVCKAPEFLRKDEKNAKSFEPEVVAIGPYHRGKTHLQPAEDHKRAAAHKFTLGSKHCIDEFYSKVKNEATRARACYADKFELMTDEEFTQMLFFDGCFVLHFISCYVEGDMKEVTMSTHLHGFIVRDMFLLENQLPYVVLYALMSLKSVKLDDFFNKIIGTVSIQSFSDPKEPSYHHLLDRLREKLLGPTKDPRQPVQLGPEDLHLFRSVKELREVGIKFRQSNSLYLRDIQFRPCAVWGTLSLPKIVIDDLARSRFLNMIALEMYLGSAGDYGITSFVWFLDCLIDRAEDVRELREEGILLNALGSDEQVAELFNELATNLAPDYRAYGDVLKGIRQHRDSKFKVSIYTFLHTHFSSPWTAIAFIAAVFLLVLSVIQTIFAVFPRS; encoded by the coding sequence ATGGCTGAAACTGAGGGAACCCGAAAGGAGGTGCTCGAGAGGAAGAGGGTCGTGATGGAGGAGGTCACCATATCCAGTTCATGGTCCGTCCCAGTAAGCGGGACATGCAGCGCTCCCCTAAGAGGAGATAGCACAAAAGAATGGCTGATCTCAATAACAAACGAGAGCACAAAAAAGATCTCTGCCACCAAGCCTGGGGTATGCAAGGCCCCTGAATTCCTCCGCAAGGACGAGAAGAACGCCAAGTCTTTCGAACCCGAGGTGGTGGCCATCGGCCCCTACCACCGCGGCAAGACCCATCTCCAGCCAGCGGAGGACCACAAACGAGCTGCAGCACACAAGTTCACGTTAGGCAGTAAGCATTGCATCGATGAATTCTATTCCAAGGTCAAAAATGAAGCTACTAGAGCAAGAGCATGCTACGCTGATAAATTCGAGCTCATGACCGACGAGGAGTTCACCCAGATGTTGTTCTTCGACGGCTGCTTCGTGCTCCACTTCATCAGCTGCTATGTCGAAGGCGATATGAAGGAGGTCACAATGAGCACTCACCTTCACGGCTTCATCGTGAGAGATATGTTCTTGCTCGAAAACCAGCTTCCATACGTCGTGCTTTATGCCCTGATGAGCCTGAAGTCAGTCAAGCTCGATGATTTCTTTAACAAGATCATCGGGACGGTGTCCATCCAATCATTCTCAGACCCAAAAGAACCCTCGTACCACCACCTCCTCGACCGTCTTCGAGAAAAGCTCTTGGGGCCTACGAAAGACCCGCGGCAACCTGTCCAATTAGGGCCAGAGGACTTGCACTTGTTCCGCTCCGTAAAGGAGCTTCGCGAGGTCGGGATCAAGTTCCGTCAGAGCAACAGCCTCTACCTGAGAGACATTCAGTTCAGACCCTGCGCCGTGTGGGGGACGCTATCGCTTCCCAAAATCGTCATCGATGACCTGGCTCGGTCGAGATTCTTGAACATGATCGCCCTCGAGATGTATCTGGGCAGCGCGGGCGACTACGGGATCACGTCGTTCGTGTGGTTCCTCGACTGCCTCATCGACCGGGCGGAAGATGTGCGGGAGCTGCGAGAGGAGGGGATACTGCTCAACGCGCTCGGGAGCGACGAGCAGGTGGCGGAGCTCTTCAACGAGCTCGCCACCAACCTGGCGCCGGATTACAGGGCCTACGGCGACGTGTTGAAGGGGATCCGCCAGCACCGCGATAGCAAGTTTAAGGTCTCTATTTACACGTTCCTGCACACCCATTTCAGCAGCCCATGGACGGCCATTGCCTTCATTGCTGCGGTGTTTCTTCTGGTCCTATCGGTGATACAGACCATCTTCGCAGTCTTTCCCCGCAGTTGA